The Festucalex cinctus isolate MCC-2025b chromosome 12, RoL_Fcin_1.0, whole genome shotgun sequence genome segment gaactgtttgtgtacacgcACTTGGATGCCGTTGGAGCTCACTGGGCGACTTAATGGAGCAGAACTGAACTAACGTGAGGTGAGCAGAGGCCAATGGGGTTGGTTTAAGAGAAGAGGCTTTGTCATGATGATACCCAAAGGTGATTTTAACTCGTAGCCCCTTCCTCCACTTCCCAACCCTTCTCTCTGTCTCACACTCACATACACAGACTGCACACCCTCTTCTTCCTTTCtccccccgccgccgccgccgccgccgccttcaTGTTCTCTTTCTGCTCTCCTGCTCTCTCCTTAGGGGCAGGCCGGTATAAAGTTACACAGAGCTCTCAGCTTTCTTGGAAGGAATGACCACATGAGTAGCTTGGGGATTAGATTAGCAGGAAGAGCAGACTTAGCCAGGCTGTAAATAGCCCCACTTTTTTCACCATTAAAACGGCCCAGCACAATATAATCAATAGGCAGCACTCATCGGATGCAGGAAGCCATCTGAGAAGACCTCCCTCAAGTGCTCTGAAGGACAGACTACAGCAGCTCGCGGCTAATGAAGTTATTATTAATCACTGGCCCTCCTCTTTTGAACTTGTGTTGTTTCTCTAGTGGCCGATGAGTGGTCTTTCTTCGCGTTGGCTGCCCTCCGTCTCACTTTCCCGCGCACGGTCGCGGGCCTTGACAAGGTCGCGCCTCGTGACGTATGGCGAAATATTTGCGAGGACACTTCAGCGGGCTTCTGCGCTGACATCAACGTATGATCTATTCGCCGTGTACTtcctcacacatgcacacttgcATCACACAGGTGTTGGATTACTGTGTGAAGCAGTTTGAATGGCCGTCTGTGCTCTTGATTCCCGACTCACTTTGAAGTCTCCGGCACTCGCAGGAGCAGAGGACATGCAGAAACTCACTTCTATGAGGCCTTTAGGTGTGTTTGTTTCACTTGAATCGAGGCACCATGTCGTCATAGATGCTATGTACACAATATCTCTTTTTAAGACAGTGTATGAATCATTTTGGACCACAAACTGACAAACAGGGTTGTTTTTTAGCTGTAAATTACACAGGGTTGtggtaaaaaatatttattcatatatatatatatatatatatatattattattagaacaaaataaaatattttattattattatcgaaTAACAGAACATATTGCCATCTTTTTCCACATTCTTGTCTATTCCCAGCAAAAATATACCGTTCGGCTATGCATAATTTTAGGTTTAACTGTAGTTATGGTTACTGAACTGCTGAAAATATGCACAAACAAGCtgcacaaaatattaatgttaacATACATCTCAAGTCAAACTGCAGTTCTAAAAGTACCAACACGAATCTAGGCGAATTGATACATAAACAATATCTGtgaatgtttttctgttttaaaaGTGCTTTTCTGGCAGTTTACATGACCACAATCGGCTTTATTGGCTAAGCGTGTAAAAGCATACAAGGAATTTATATCTGCCATCCATGCTAGTATTACAGCAACAACTgtctattgcaaaaaaaaaataaaatattagggcAGATGATAACTGTctgaaaatacacaaaaatgtaaaataacggGTAGACCACAGCGTTGTAATTTTTTATTGGGTGCAAGTGTACATTTAGTGATATAATTTATACCGGCATACAGTGTTTATCAAATTTAATTAATAGAGCACCAAAAATACTCTCAccatttttgccaaaaataatTAGTATacaattataattaataaaacaaaaaatataaaataaatacatttaaaaaataataattttataccctttttttttttttttttccctgtccgGTCGGAAATGAGAAAAGATGAGAATTTGTCTTAATCAAGAACCaatgttaattttttattttttttgtaaatcagaTAATTATTTCAGCATTTAAAATACAATCAATTTTGGTCAAAGAATTTCTACATGTATATTAAGCGTCACATTGTTTCCATGGTAACCTgcaatttatgtttttttttttgtttttttttatggggtgtGCAACCTAAACATACACACGCCCTCATTGATGACGTGCTCTAATACAATACAGTGATTTCCAAGGTTGCCACAAGCAatgatccaatttcacttaattggcATGAAAATCATTTACAATGTCTTATTGTCCATCTCGTTGCTCGTGACGTATAATGACATGCACAaaaattaaatgctcttccactcgATGGCAGATGATACATTCAACCTTTTATCATTGTTTTTCAGTCTGCTGTATCATTTTGTGTGTCCTGAAATTTTTCTAAACCCTGCTCTCATATATGTTACTTTCAAAGAACAAACAGCCATTTTAAAACTACCCTCTTGggaatgtaccttttttttttttttttttttttttttgtagctctgtCTCTACAAGACAAGTGAGCTGATGGCGAGCACGTcgtgtgaacttttttttgaatgactgtgTGAAAACAAACAGTGACTTTGAGCGTCGCTTTAAACCTGAGAGACTCTGGCAGGACACATCTGTAAGCACTTAAAATAAAAGGGAGACACCTTCTAATACTTTAATAGCGCCGTGTTGCCGAGGCTTTCGGGGCACGAGGTGTTCCCAGTGTTAACGTACACTTACGTGCGTCCGCATGCATCTCATCAGAGCGGCAAGACGGGCCAGAGAAAATAAGCCCAAGTGTGGATTTAATGACGGATAAACTTACGCTCAAGTTTCTCCGCTCTTGAAAAGCGGCGCTCGAGCTGTCAGACGGCGTTATTTACAAAATAGCTTCCATGACGTCACTGACGAGGGGACGGGGGCTTTCTGTGTGTTTACAGATACTTGAACCACGTGCGGGCCTCCCTGCCTCAGGACTCGGCCGGAGGATACAGCTCGGCTTTGGCGTGTCATCGAGCCATCCAGGATGCGTTCAGTGGCCTCTTTCCCCGTATTGGCTGACCTCAAACACGATGACACAACTTTACGGACTATAAATACATCACTGAAGGGAACAAACACCTGTTGTGGTGGTCAATGagatgtaaaatatattttttattttgatgtgttATTTTCATAAGAACAGTAAATAAATCAGAATTCAGTCTGTCAGCAGagcaatttatttaaaaaggaaaaatctcAAGGAAGCTCTGGATTCTAAAAACTTAAAGCTTGTCTCACGTTCAACTTATTTTAGTAGTTAAGCAGGCCACAGCGTACCTGAAAAATCAAATGACTTCCAATAGATCTCTATTCACAATTCTAAAAGATAATACTCAGTTTTGATTGATGTCACAGTCTTCAGTTTTTCTCATTTCAATATGCAAATGAAGTGtctgataacagaaaaaaagaaactattatAAAATATTTCCTTTGACTCTTACATTGACATCAAGATGTGAttcaaagggatacttgactcatttaaccattttcagcagtaaaaatatatttggtctataattaataaaaaaacgtaattatttttcatgtaaaaattattttaaaaacacactttgccatttgctatcgactgaaaatgacatcacaggtgctctgGAAACAACCAATAACGGCTTACCTGTTGTctatgtttggtcatgtgactttaGCAAaccgagccatgattggtcattacccgtTTCCTGAGCACGcgcgatgtcatcttcagtcgacagcaagtggcaaaatgtgtttttaaagctattaattttacatgaaaaataatgaagttaccacattaattacagacaaaatattatctgctctaaaatagttaaatgagtcaagtatcattTCATGATTAATCGGCCGTCTCACACTTCTGCCGCTTGGGGGTTGGTTCCTCTGAAGATCCTGCGGATAattggagggggggaaaaaaagtcattataaTGTAAGTAATATACATATCTGGGATTCagactaaatgtaaaaataacttTAAGGGGAAATTAACTCAAAGTTCTATACATCCCCACTAGTTAACAGCAAATACATGTTTTtatctcggggcggccattttgccacttgctgtcgactgaaaatgacatcacggttgctcagagctcaggtacCGACCAATCACAccgcctgagcaactgtgatgtcattttcagtcgacagcaagtggcaaaagggCCACCTCttgagatttatttaaaaaagatggatttccacaaatgcaatattaaccaggtGTTGTGTTTGGACTAATGGGGCTGCAAATAACAttgttaaaaaattaataaaaatgggGGGTTGCCCTCCCTTAAAATTGTTCTTTTCACACATAGTCTGAATTCCAgaatgctgcattttttttgtcaaccaaTTCTTGCCTGTTTGTTCTTCATGCTGGCTGAAGAGGACTTCTTGAGGAATTGTGAAGCTTATACATAACATATCTTTGTTGGGTGCCACGTTACGGACAAAATGCACAGAGCAGCAGCCTTCCAAAGGGAAGCCCAGCGCGAGAGACGCCCTCTCCACCATGTCCCTCTCTGGGTTGTCGTCTTTCGAGAAGCCGTAGCAGTGCACTGTGGGGAGGTTGTTTTCGCATGGAGGCTCCGCCTGCAGGAGACCCCTGAAAGCATCCAGGAACTCCAAAGCCAAAGCGGGCAGGTTCATTACCACGTGCACGTGACCTTTTCCCTCAAACAGCGCGGGAAGCTCTCGCTTGAGCGGCCCTCGGACGAACTCTCGGCCGTCCAGGTTGAAGGTTTTCACTTTGCCTTCTACCTTGTTCACTTTGCTGTTGTGTTGCAGCCACCTGTACGACTCCGGGTTGAGGTCGTTGGCGAACACGGCGGCGCCCGCGCGGGCCGCCGGGATGGCGAAGGGTCCCACGCCGGCGAACACGTCAAACAGGGTGTCCCCGCGCTTGACGAGGTTCACCACGCGCTGGTGTTCCGTGCTCAGTCTCGGGTTCCAGTACACGCGAGAGAAGTCAAACTCGTACGTCACCCCGTTTTCTTTCACCTGGGAAACACGAAGAGGAGCTGAATAaaaagcatttattttattttattttttttttgtggaaataaCATTTTAAGGTACAGATTTCATTGTACACACGCTCAATCTTACATAGTAGCCTATTTTTCTTGTCGATAGATTTTGAACCAACCTTAGAGATTCTGGCTGAACTTACTTTAGCGACCATGTTCTCCTCTCCAGCCAACACCTCCATCTTGAAGTTGCGATATGTTGAGTCTATATTATTTGTCTTATTGACCACGCACGTGACACCAGGGTTCTTGTCCATGATCACTTTGCCTACAATGGGAGGGGCAGAAAATGTaatgtctcttcttttttttttctccacaggtAATCACATGCATGCCATGTCATGTAATATTGCATTTTCCAAAgtactgttaattttttaaattgcaaagtgTTGGTATTAAGTAAGGTAAATCCCCACTAAAAGTCAGAGGTATTCTCACCAATGAGGTTCCTATATGGGAGCTGGTGGTCCCTGAGGTTCATGTGCGCGATGTGTCCCACTCGGCTGAACGAAGACGTCACGTCCTGCCCCAGAGGCAGCACAGCCTCCAAAACCTCCTCACTCTTCAGGTTGTCGTAGGTCAATCTCAGCTCGTAGTGCTGCAGCTCCTCAGAGACGTCGAATGACCTCAACGCTTCCGCTTCAGCCTCACTGAAGGAACCCGACGAGGACACTATGTGAGGGTCCAACAGCACCAGCCTAAAGTCAGGACTCTCCTCTTGATCCTGCACCACTCTGGGTAACCCAGGGCGCTGGATGGTGGACTTTTTCAGGCTTTTCATCAATTTGTTGATAAACCGCGTGGGGACCCGTAAAGCCGGGACAGTGATTGTCTGTGCGAAGGCGTCTTTGTCAAGACAAGTCATACCGCGCACCTCCGGAGGTGCACGGTACAGTTTGGCTTCCATTTGGGGGTGCGGTGCAAAGTTAGCACGGGAGGATGCTGCAAAGCTGACACTTCGGAGCACACGGGAAACGTTCGTGTCGCTTCGTTTTTGAACTGATGAAAATACTATTTTTGGGAGCCTGTAACGACAAAGCACGCCTTCCCGTGAAAAACTAAAACGTTTAACGTAATAATTTATCGGTCAATGCCACGATAATTTACAATCGGCTCTTACCTCAACATCCTTCAGAAACAGGCATGCTTCCCCGACGACAACGTCATTCATGGTGGACCAGAGCTCTCGCGTGATTGGTCGACAGAGACCAAAACGTGTGTTTGGTTGGTCAATAGTAGTAATGACGTCAAATCTGCGACGGAAATAACAAGCACGTGACTGCCGTgactgaaaacaacaacaagccaaTAAGAAGAGACGGGCGTAAAAGTTAGAATGTGACCAAGAATTCTGTCAGTCATTTCGCCGAAGACCTTGTGACACTTTAAGGTAGTTCatcgtgttcttttttttgtatcgaaGAAAATGAGTATTAACAGCAATGGAAACGCGGACTTGTACAGCCAACCTGCACGCAGAGACACAGAGGGGACCGAAACAACACCTTTGCTGTCTAAtgtaagtggggaaaaaaataacagtaaatGTATAAGTTTGCTTTGTCCACCTCAGTAGAGTTAAATCATTACAACAAAACAGAtttcttttttctatttcttttaaaatacgAGTGCACGTTTGACTCATTTTAAGGTACATGTTGttttgcaacaaaatgaaatcCATGATGTTTGGAACTTCTAACCAGCTCCAAATTAAGTTAATCGTTTTATGGCATATTTAGCTTTTAACAATTCCAGAACTTTGTGACAGAAGACTATTTAACAGTTGCGCTGTTGTGGTAaatgtatattatatttatgttgtttgtttgtttgtttgtttgtttgtttttggggacAAATCTGGCTTAAATTTGTGAACAATACAAACCATAACATCCTTAGAATTTGACCTCATTTCATCAAACCAATATTAAATTAGTTTAAAGTTaaatgatgattttattttaccatGGGACACAAAATACAAACTTATCTGACCCTGTGTTAAAATGTAATTGCCCCATGAACCCAAGAGCGAGTTGTGACCCCTTTTAGAAGCAATCACTGAAATAAAACGTTTGAGATAATTGGTGATGAGTCTTTCACACTGCTGTGGAGGAGGAACTTTGGACCACTCTTCTTTGCAGAAGTGTTTACCTGCCATATCAGAGGGTTTCTAGCATGAACTTAAGTTCACACCACAGCATCTCAATAAGATTAAAATCAGACTTTTACTTGGCCACTCCAAAACCttaattttgttctttttgaacCATTCCGAGGTGGACTCTTTGATGTGTTTAGGATCATTGTCCTGCTGCATGATCCAGGAGTGCTTGAGTTTGAGGGCAGAACTGATGGCCGGACGTTCTTATTCTGGTAAACAGCAGAATAAATTTATCTGTCAATCACAGCAAGTTGTCCAGGTCTTGAAGACGCAAAGCAGCCCCAGACCATCACACTGCCACCATGCTTACTTTTTCCACATAGGGTCAGATTGGTTTGTATCTGGTTCAGTTTTAAAGTCTCAGATGAGCAACGAAATGACATATGTAGGGAGTGCAATAGACAAAGTTAAAGAGGGGGGGAAATGTTTGAGTTGAGTGTTTCTTGTGCAACTGGTTGAGACTGTTAAGATCAACGGATTTGTCAGTAAGGAGCATATCGGTCATTTGATTTCAATAAGCCAATTGTAGttatcaaactaaaaaaaaatgtttgttgcaCTTTCCTCATGAATCGATCTCAGAAAAGGattttcctattttatttaaaatcattttttttttatttaacatttttatttaactgtGCACCTTACCTTtaattttttataaagtactcCTCATAGAGCATTTATGTATGCGTTATTTTAATGACTGAAGATTTTTTCATATGACAACAGAAGGAAccggtttattatttattcattttattttgccacTGTTCACTTAAGCTGGTTTCAGTAAAATTACTTGTGATATGTCATATTTGTGTTGACTGAACATTTGCTCTCACTTTGCGGAAAACAAATATATCTCGATATATTTatccaaaatatattgtgttaTGACTTTTGGTTCATATCACGTCGCCCTAAGTTGAGCGTTAATGGTTTAGGCATATGCACATTTATGtttttctgcttaactcatttgctcccaataacatataaatacgtttttttaatgtcttaagtgtcccaaggacgtatttatacgttttttgttttttttttgtttttttttttaatgctaaagcatacagaaggctttgatgcagcccctcaaTTGcatagaacggttgcagaaatgatagttattacacaaacggccagcaggtggcagcagagcaaaggagatcaaccagggccatctagaaaaaaagctaaattacttacaatagatttgtgaaaattgatgaaacttagctctcttcttatgctaattgctgcaaaacggaaacagatagaaacatacttttttcctgatgaaagaagagattttaatctttcttttgataggttccgtgtttttatagtaatagaccacaatattctgtgggccttgcaaaatcagtcaaaatccagtaaaacagccgggatgaGTTAACCAGGTTAGCATTTTTGACTGTGCAAACAGAACTGTAACACTGAACAGGAAAGTTCCACCAATGAATgcaatttttagttttattgttgTCATGTTCTCTAAATATCACTTTGAATGTAAAATTCATCCAGCGCTGTAGATGACATCCGGTCTCTTGGTAGTGTATCTGGGGGTCAGCGGGTCAATCCGCGCTTGTTGTGACACTGACACCAGAGTGGCCACTCGTCCTCTCCAGGATATCCCCTATTAAGAAGGGTCAGTCAGTTTATCCAGAGCTCAGGCAGCTGTCCGGCAGCCTGCGGCTCAAATCCCGTCCGATCCATTCCCGGATCCTACATGCCACCGTGTTGCTCTTTCATCAAGCCTGACCAGTTGTTATCCGCGCCGTCAATTAAACTGATTTGATTTCTTCCGTTTGTTAACCCCATCTTCGTATCGTTTGCAGCCGAGCAGGGCGAAAGGCGCCTCCTTTGCGTCGTCTGTATTTAACCTGATGAACGCAATCATGGGCAGCGGCATTCTCGGACTGGCTTATGCCATGGCGAGCACTGGCATAGTTGGCTTTTGGTAAGCAAACAGCTTTTAGTAATGCGTTTGTGTAAGATGAGTCAAGAAgattatttcttttaaaaatgagCACTTCCTACCCAGCATCCTGTTGATACTCGTGTCGAGCCTGGCGGTGTATTCCATACATCTCCTCCTCAAGCTCTGTGACCTGACAGGTGAGTGTCTCTCTCAttgaattcatttgctcccaataacttctaaatacgttttttttattatgttttatgcgtcccaaagacgtatttatacgtgttttttttgtgtgttttttttgtgctagagcatacagaaggctttgagcaagcctctcaactgcaaagaacggttgcggaaatgttattatacaaacggccagcaggtggcagcagagcaaaggagatcaaccagggccatgttgaaaaaaacctcaattactcacaattctgaatagatttatgaaa includes the following:
- the trmt5 gene encoding tRNA (guanine(37)-N(1))-methyltransferase; protein product: MLRLPKIVFSSVQKRSDTNVSRVLRSVSFAASSRANFAPHPQMEAKLYRAPPEVRGMTCLDKDAFAQTITVPALRVPTRFINKLMKSLKKSTIQRPGLPRVVQDQEESPDFRLVLLDPHIVSSSGSFSEAEAEALRSFDVSEELQHYELRLTYDNLKSEEVLEAVLPLGQDVTSSFSRVGHIAHMNLRDHQLPYRNLIGKVIMDKNPGVTCVVNKTNNIDSTYRNFKMEVLAGEENMVAKVKENGVTYEFDFSRVYWNPRLSTEHQRVVNLVKRGDTLFDVFAGVGPFAIPAARAGAAVFANDLNPESYRWLQHNSKVNKVEGKVKTFNLDGREFVRGPLKRELPALFEGKGHVHVVMNLPALALEFLDAFRGLLQAEPPCENNLPTVHCYGFSKDDNPERDMVERASLALGFPLEGCCSVHFVRNVAPNKDMLCISFTIPQEVLFSQHEEQTGSSEEPTPKRQKCETAD